Below is a window of Thermodesulfobium sp. 4217-1 DNA.
GTAAGCGCAATCTGCGCCGACGTTGCACTCTTTCTTTCTGCGAATTTTTTAATTAAATCAATTAAAGCTTGATTTGCGTCTAAGTTTTCTGGGGTAAAACGAGGGAGTCTGCTTCGAAAGTCTGAGCTATCAAAAGTAGAATTCTTATCAAATTTTCCAGCTAAAAATCCTCTGCCCAATGGGCTAAATGGGACAAAACCAATTCCCAAATCATCAAGAACGCTTAGCAATTCATCTTCAGGGCGTCTCCACCACATTGAATATTCGCTTTGGATTGCAGCAAGTGGGTGGACAGAGTGTGCACGTCGAATGGTACTTATACCAGCCTCAGAGAGTCCCCAATACTTTACCTTTCCCTCTCGAACCAAATCTTTTATCTTCCCAGCCACATCTTCAATTGGCACATTTGGATCTACGCGATGTTGATACAAAAGATCTATAGTATCAGTTTTCAATCTTTTCAAAGATCCTTCTACGGCCACATGTATATGTTCGGGACGGCTATCAAAGCCAGACTGCTTTCCATCCTGAATGTTGAATCCAAATTTGGTAGCAATAACTACCCTATCTCTAAATGGTTTAAGCGCTTCGCCTACAAGTTCCTCATTTGTAAATGGACCGTATATTTCGGCAGTGTCGAAAAAGGTTACGCCCAGATCAATTGCTGAATGGATTAATGAAATCATTTCTTGTTTATCTGCTGCTGGCCCATAACCATGGCTCATTCCCAT
It encodes the following:
- a CDS encoding aldo/keto reductase; its protein translation is MKKRKLGSELEVSAIGLGCMGMSHGYGPAADKQEMISLIHSAIDLGVTFFDTAEIYGPFTNEELVGEALKPFRDRVVIATKFGFNIQDGKQSGFDSRPEHIHVAVEGSLKRLKTDTIDLLYQHRVDPNVPIEDVAGKIKDLVREGKVKYWGLSEAGISTIRRAHSVHPLAAIQSEYSMWWRRPEDELLSVLDDLGIGFVPFSPLGRGFLAGKFDKNSTFDSSDFRSRLPRFTPENLDANQALIDLIKKFAERKSATSAQIALTWLLSQKPWIVPIPGTRKLERLTENLGSVNIEFSSDEINELNLASSKIKIAGSRYPEELEKTTNQ